A stretch of Triticum aestivum cultivar Chinese Spring chromosome 1D, IWGSC CS RefSeq v2.1, whole genome shotgun sequence DNA encodes these proteins:
- the LOC123182056 gene encoding histone H3.2 — protein sequence MARTKQTARKSTGGKAPRKQLATKAARKSAPATGGVKKPHRFRPGTVALREIRKYQKSTELLIRKLPFQRLVREIAQDFKTDLRFQSSAVSALQEAAEAYLVGLFEDTNLCAIHAKSAAMSGRGKGGKGLGKGGAKRHRKVLRDNIQGITKPAIRRLARRGGVKRISGLIYEETRGVLKIFLENVIRDAVTYTEHARRKTVTAMDVVYALKRQGRTLYGFGG from the exons ATGGCCCGCACCAAGCAGACGGCGAGGAAGTCCACCGGCGGCAAGGCGCCGCGGAAGCAGCTGGCGACCAAGGCCGCCCGCAAGTCCGCCCCGGCCACCGGCGGCGTCAAGAAGCCCCACCGCTTCCGCCCCGGCACCGTCGCGCTCCGTGAGATCCGCAAGTACCAGAAGAGCACGGAGCTGCTCATCCGCAAGCTCCCCTTCCAGCGCCTCGTCCGCGAGATCGCCCAGGACTTCAAGACCGACCTCCGCTTCCAGTCCTCCGCCGTCTCCGCCCTGCAGGAGGCCGCCGAGGCCTACCTCGTCGGCCTCTTCGAGGACACCAACCTCTGCGCCATCCACGCCAA ATCGGCAGCCATGTCCGGGCGTGGCAAGGGAGGCAAGGGGCTCGGCAAGGGCGGCGCCAAGCGCCACAGGAAGGTTCTGCGCGACAACATCCagggcatcaccaagccggcgatcCGGCGGCTGGCGCGGAGGGGCGGCGTGAAGCGCATCTCAgggctcatctacgaggagacccgcggcgtgctcaagatcttcctcgagaacgTCATCCGCGACGCCGTCACCTACACCGAGCACGCCCGCCGCAAGACCGTCACCGCCATGGACGTCGTCTACGCGCTCAAGCGCCAGGGACGCACCCTCTACGGCTTCGGCGGCTAG